Proteins found in one Corynebacterium canis genomic segment:
- a CDS encoding pyruvate kinase: MAPDLPTLIADVDRLLAELDTESARYSRQINAVAPTHFAGAHNLVHYAHLRSRDQRRLQAGLSALGATRLSTAEPAVKARLKAARNVLGALYGDAIIYTKQELAEAFADADEILEDHTLALFGAGDENARSRIMVTLPTEAAYDRDLVRGFAEAGMDLARINCAHGDPEVWRAMIENVRAVNPDIRISMDLAGPKIRTAGIAPGPRVGRARVLRDPAGQVIHPAHLWLSADDAPAPEVPGRPALAARIDAAWLAARATGDVLTLTDNRGLERTFTVVSCEGGVLAQSQRNAWIADGTLVSCNGSAAILSGIPPTLQRLRLAPGDRLILTTSQEDCVPVPGETPVIGCTLPEAVRALHVGERVVFDDGALFAVVCESDGETRTLEIVRGTANLAAFKGINLPDTRLPLPSLTAEDEEHLRFVAEHADIVAVSFIRTPEDVAYVLERIPADLGLILKIETIPAHRHLPAILLEGMRHPLLGIMIARGDLAVELGFERMAEVPGQIMAMAEAAHVPVVLATQVLENMAKSGLPSRAEITDAGFALRAECVMLNKGPHITSAIEVLVKLSHSLGRSQRKNRMLLRHIHSWDEN; the protein is encoded by the coding sequence GTGGCGCCAGATCTGCCGACGCTCATCGCGGATGTTGATAGGTTGCTTGCCGAGCTTGATACCGAATCCGCCCGATATTCCCGGCAGATCAACGCGGTGGCGCCCACCCACTTCGCGGGCGCCCACAACCTAGTGCACTATGCGCACTTACGTTCCCGCGATCAGCGGCGGCTGCAGGCGGGGTTATCGGCGCTCGGTGCCACCCGCCTGTCCACGGCAGAACCCGCCGTAAAGGCCCGCCTGAAGGCCGCGCGCAACGTACTCGGGGCGTTGTATGGGGACGCGATCATTTACACCAAGCAGGAGCTCGCCGAGGCGTTCGCGGATGCCGATGAGATCCTCGAAGACCACACCCTAGCGTTGTTTGGCGCCGGCGATGAGAACGCCCGTTCCCGCATTATGGTGACCCTGCCTACCGAGGCCGCCTACGACCGCGACTTGGTGCGCGGATTCGCGGAGGCCGGCATGGACCTCGCCCGCATCAATTGCGCCCACGGCGACCCCGAGGTGTGGCGCGCGATGATCGAAAATGTGCGCGCGGTGAACCCGGATATCCGGATCAGCATGGACCTGGCCGGGCCGAAGATCCGCACCGCCGGCATTGCGCCCGGCCCGCGTGTGGGGCGTGCCCGCGTGCTTCGCGACCCAGCCGGGCAGGTCATTCACCCCGCTCACCTGTGGCTTTCCGCCGATGATGCCCCCGCCCCGGAGGTCCCCGGTAGGCCCGCACTTGCCGCGCGTATCGACGCCGCGTGGCTCGCCGCCCGCGCCACCGGCGACGTGCTGACCCTCACCGACAATCGCGGATTAGAACGCACATTCACGGTGGTTTCCTGCGAAGGTGGGGTGCTTGCCCAAAGCCAACGCAACGCCTGGATCGCCGATGGCACCTTGGTGAGTTGCAATGGTTCCGCCGCGATTTTGAGCGGTATCCCGCCGACATTGCAGCGCCTGCGGCTCGCCCCCGGCGATCGCCTGATTCTGACCACCTCCCAGGAGGATTGCGTGCCCGTACCAGGGGAAACGCCGGTGATTGGGTGCACGCTTCCGGAGGCGGTGCGGGCCCTGCATGTCGGCGAACGGGTCGTGTTTGATGATGGCGCCCTGTTCGCCGTAGTGTGCGAATCCGACGGCGAAACGCGGACGCTGGAGATCGTCCGCGGCACCGCAAACCTCGCGGCCTTTAAGGGCATAAATCTGCCGGATACCCGCCTGCCATTGCCCAGCCTCACCGCGGAAGACGAGGAGCACCTGCGCTTTGTCGCGGAACACGCCGATATCGTTGCGGTGAGCTTTATCCGCACCCCAGAAGACGTCGCCTATGTGCTCGAACGTATCCCCGCCGATCTCGGCTTGATCTTAAAGATTGAGACGATACCCGCGCACCGCCACCTGCCGGCGATCCTGCTGGAGGGCATGCGCCACCCGCTGCTGGGCATTATGATCGCCCGCGGCGACCTCGCGGTGGAGCTCGGGTTTGAGCGCATGGCCGAGGTGCCCGGCCAGATCATGGCGATGGCCGAGGCCGCCCACGTTCCCGTGGTGTTGGCGACCCAAGTGCTGGAAAACATGGCCAAGTCCGGGTTGCCCTCGCGGGCTGAAATCACCGATGCCGGGTTCGCGCTGCGCGCCGAATGCGTGATGCTGAACAAGGGGCCGCACATTACCTCCGCCATTGAAGTGTTGGTGAAATTGAGCCACAGCCTGGGGCGGAGCCAACGCAAGAACAGGATGCTATTGCGGCACATCCATAGCTGGGACGAAAACTAG
- a CDS encoding phosphatase PAP2 family protein, with amino-acid sequence MPAARRTLATCIGGLACASLACALSPLDHLLFDAATHHRTGTQTVRWVTELGRMPVLASCGLILAALLSYRARNIQAICLIGIAAICTPAISHTIKNLVQRPRPPFEFAVPPYEPTWSFPSSHSANAVVIAGALAILVGRRWAHWVAFVFALMIGASRIYLGHHWASDVFAGWALGLALLVALRSFPNLRRRKSPS; translated from the coding sequence ATGCCCGCTGCCCGCCGCACCCTCGCTACCTGCATCGGCGGCTTAGCCTGCGCCAGCCTGGCGTGTGCATTAAGCCCCCTCGACCATTTGCTTTTCGACGCCGCGACCCACCACCGAACAGGCACCCAAACCGTACGCTGGGTCACCGAACTCGGTCGAATGCCTGTACTAGCGTCGTGCGGGTTAATCCTGGCGGCGCTGCTGAGCTACCGTGCACGCAATATCCAAGCGATATGTCTGATCGGAATCGCCGCGATATGCACGCCCGCCATTTCCCATACGATCAAAAACCTGGTGCAGCGCCCGCGGCCCCCCTTTGAATTCGCAGTCCCACCATACGAACCCACCTGGAGCTTCCCCAGCTCCCATAGCGCCAACGCGGTGGTGATCGCCGGTGCACTCGCGATCTTGGTGGGACGCCGATGGGCGCATTGGGTGGCGTTCGTGTTTGCGCTGATGATCGGGGCGTCGAGAATCTACCTTGGGCACCACTGGGCCAGCGACGTCTTTGCCGGCTGGGCGCTGGGGCTGGCGCTGCTCGTGGCGCTTAGAAGCTTCCCGAACCTCCGCCGCCGGAAAAGCCCGAGCTAA
- a CDS encoding acyl-CoA thioester hydrolase/BAAT C-terminal domain-containing protein codes for MKAIRILLRILLAFIILLALLAALIFGIRAWNQSGMEDMSLAVRPPDVEGVTITDFSDGYAKGFHLMPKERKHPGTVVIFGGSEGSANPYDAAEIAKTGREVYALYFFGQEGQRENLVRVPLELFDDVLPHLSKPISVIGGSKGAELALMLSTYYPEIEYVAAIAPTEHHWQGLGGDYSKSSPSFTWKGEDLPYLDFRKTEGPILMNQMFRMLLALPVTFRDTYDSVLARSSAEELERARIKFENTETKYFLVAGEQDKMWNAAEASRKIKQRIGDRAETHIYPDAGHAPGAPETVGTLRLGGTEEANKAMDEDYMKKLDAWLP; via the coding sequence ATGAAAGCCATTCGTATTCTTCTACGAATCCTGTTAGCGTTTATCATACTTTTGGCGCTGCTGGCGGCGTTAATATTTGGAATTCGGGCATGGAATCAATCCGGAATGGAGGATATGTCCCTCGCGGTTCGTCCGCCGGACGTTGAGGGCGTAACCATTACCGATTTCTCCGATGGATACGCCAAGGGCTTTCACCTAATGCCCAAGGAACGCAAGCACCCCGGCACCGTGGTGATATTCGGCGGCTCTGAGGGCAGCGCTAATCCTTACGATGCCGCGGAGATCGCCAAGACCGGCCGCGAGGTGTACGCGCTGTATTTCTTTGGGCAGGAGGGGCAGCGCGAGAACTTGGTGCGGGTACCGCTCGAGCTTTTCGACGACGTGCTCCCCCACCTTTCCAAGCCCATCAGCGTTATTGGGGGTTCCAAAGGCGCGGAGCTTGCGCTTATGCTGTCCACGTATTACCCCGAAATCGAATACGTGGCCGCCATCGCGCCGACGGAGCACCACTGGCAGGGCTTGGGTGGCGATTATTCCAAATCGTCGCCATCGTTTACGTGGAAGGGCGAGGACCTCCCCTACCTGGATTTCCGGAAGACCGAAGGCCCAATCCTCATGAACCAAATGTTCCGAATGCTCTTGGCGCTGCCGGTGACCTTCCGGGATACCTACGATTCCGTGCTTGCACGGTCTTCCGCCGAGGAGTTGGAGCGGGCCCGCATCAAGTTTGAAAATACGGAAACGAAGTATTTCCTTGTCGCCGGCGAGCAGGACAAAATGTGGAATGCTGCCGAGGCATCGCGCAAGATCAAACAGCGCATTGGGGATCGGGCGGAAACGCACATCTATCCCGATGCCGGCCACGCCCCCGGGGCACCGGAAACGGTGGGGACGCTGCGGCTTGGTGGCACCGAGGAGGCTAATAAGGCCATGGACGAGGATTACATGAAGAAACTCGATGCCTGGTTGCCGTGA
- a CDS encoding acyl-CoA thioester hydrolase/BAAT C-terminal domain-containing protein: MTIAKKALHIALILLVALALVAAVLVGIRTWNKFSWEDTDLPQEPPAVAGVSIKEFSQGYARGYHLQPKNQTRDGSIVLFGGPEGSVAPAMASALAKEGFEVFALHYFGQPDQHEFLENVPLELFEDIADELSQPITVMGISTGAELALLMSTYFSEVDNAVAINPSAHHWQGIGTTFPGAPSFTLNGRELPYLKMDEGSQTLNLVLARPVTYRDAYASALERAPEGSREEARIKVENSQARLFIAAGGQDKFWDSESAAKEIERFAGDRAEVHLYPDAGNVLTPSATFQGLNLGGSEEANREMSNDVMEKLLEWLP, from the coding sequence ATGACAATTGCCAAAAAGGCCCTGCACATTGCTCTCATTTTGCTGGTCGCGCTCGCCCTCGTGGCGGCCGTGCTGGTTGGTATCCGCACCTGGAACAAGTTCTCGTGGGAGGACACCGACCTACCGCAGGAACCACCGGCCGTGGCGGGGGTTTCCATCAAGGAGTTTTCTCAGGGCTACGCCCGCGGCTACCACTTGCAGCCAAAGAACCAGACTCGCGACGGCAGCATAGTGCTTTTTGGCGGGCCAGAGGGCAGCGTAGCCCCAGCCATGGCTTCCGCCCTGGCCAAGGAGGGCTTTGAGGTGTTTGCCCTGCACTACTTTGGGCAGCCGGACCAGCACGAATTCCTGGAAAACGTCCCGTTGGAGCTGTTCGAGGACATCGCGGACGAGCTTTCACAGCCCATTACCGTGATGGGGATTTCCACTGGGGCGGAACTGGCGCTGCTCATGTCCACGTATTTTTCGGAGGTGGATAACGCCGTGGCCATTAACCCCTCGGCGCATCATTGGCAGGGCATCGGCACCACCTTCCCGGGGGCGCCCAGTTTTACGCTGAACGGCCGGGAATTGCCCTACCTGAAAATGGATGAGGGTTCCCAAACCCTGAATCTGGTGTTGGCGCGTCCGGTGACGTATCGCGACGCCTACGCTTCCGCCTTGGAGCGCGCCCCCGAGGGTTCGCGGGAGGAGGCGCGCATTAAGGTGGAAAACTCCCAGGCGCGCCTGTTTATCGCGGCGGGCGGACAGGATAAGTTTTGGGATTCCGAATCCGCGGCAAAGGAAATTGAACGCTTCGCGGGGGATCGCGCGGAAGTGCACCTCTATCCGGATGCGGGAAATGTGCTTACTCCCTCGGCCACATTCCAGGGTTTAAACCTCGGCGGCTCCGAGGAAGCCAACCGTGAGATGAGCAACGATGTCATGGAGAAACTGCTGGAGTGGCTGCCCTAG
- a CDS encoding CPBP family intramembrane glutamic endopeptidase — MKKELGVVLLITFGMQGFRSLLRLIDALLQPAPLNEQSVQLHPAQTTTWLDPLLQLSSAAILIGWGLLVLLLLDKDGIRLPKLRKLDVPQGALLAAVIGLPGLVFYLTALHFGLTKEVVPNSNWLSIVWSFANAFAEETVVVFWLLTRLKQLGCRAWVGVAASASLRGSYHLYQGVSAGVGNIVMGVVFAWVYQRTGRVWPLVIGHFLIDLVAFLGYPLLTALR, encoded by the coding sequence ATGAAAAAAGAACTCGGCGTTGTACTGCTGATTACGTTTGGCATGCAGGGTTTCCGCTCCCTACTGCGGCTTATCGACGCCCTGCTCCAACCCGCCCCGCTCAACGAACAGTCCGTGCAGCTCCACCCCGCACAAACCACCACCTGGTTGGATCCCTTGCTGCAACTCAGTTCGGCGGCAATCCTGATCGGTTGGGGGCTGCTGGTATTGCTGCTGCTGGATAAGGACGGCATCCGGCTGCCGAAATTGCGCAAACTCGATGTTCCGCAGGGCGCGCTATTGGCGGCGGTGATCGGGCTGCCGGGGCTGGTGTTCTACCTCACGGCGCTGCACTTCGGGTTGACCAAAGAGGTGGTGCCGAATTCCAATTGGTTAAGCATCGTGTGGAGCTTTGCCAATGCGTTTGCGGAGGAGACCGTGGTGGTGTTTTGGCTGCTTACGCGGCTGAAACAATTGGGTTGCCGGGCGTGGGTGGGCGTCGCGGCGTCGGCAAGCTTGCGGGGCAGCTACCACTTGTATCAGGGGGTGAGCGCGGGCGTGGGCAATATCGTCATGGGCGTGGTATTCGCGTGGGTGTATCAACGCACCGGGCGGGTGTGGCCACTTGTGATCGGGCATTTCCTTATCGATCTGGTAGCGTTCCTCGGCTACCCCCTGTTGACTGCACTAAGGTAA
- a CDS encoding DUF5926 family protein, giving the protein MAKKKKNEQLPEGMSRRQAKLAARAAERAALASDPRPYKSLPAEAQLVALQEFVPSAVATATINGIEINIVTVLPGAVAALVREAELGGQRFVALQVRNHSNNPARDLAYVLNWALNAAPGSTLDSAVADGNQPEIASLLGDVTLEITEYQDFFWWLPEDTELTPEMAQSLRTANNSVMPSFPIPNDDAGSAWWIDAGEKAHIRWVRTDDEEPLLRALARVGAAGNLHLGEETKFAGVFRTHGLIVPVFDLDPTVPHQEFIPAMQTLNGYINEQLGNDEQLTPAERRQLENIKSRQVTIR; this is encoded by the coding sequence ATGGCTAAAAAGAAGAAGAACGAACAACTGCCCGAAGGTATGAGCCGCCGCCAGGCGAAACTCGCCGCGCGCGCCGCCGAACGTGCCGCCTTGGCCAGCGACCCCCGCCCATATAAGTCGCTGCCCGCCGAGGCGCAGCTGGTGGCCCTGCAGGAGTTCGTCCCCTCGGCGGTAGCCACCGCCACCATCAACGGCATCGAAATCAATATCGTAACGGTGCTGCCGGGTGCCGTGGCCGCCCTCGTCCGCGAGGCAGAGCTCGGGGGTCAGCGCTTTGTGGCCCTGCAGGTGCGCAACCATTCCAATAATCCAGCGCGTGATCTCGCCTATGTGTTGAACTGGGCGCTAAACGCCGCCCCGGGCAGTACCTTGGATTCTGCCGTTGCCGATGGCAACCAGCCGGAGATCGCCTCCCTGCTAGGCGACGTCACCCTGGAGATCACCGAATACCAGGACTTCTTCTGGTGGCTTCCGGAAGACACCGAGCTCACCCCCGAAATGGCGCAATCCTTGCGCACCGCGAACAACTCGGTGATGCCGTCCTTCCCCATCCCCAACGATGATGCCGGCAGCGCCTGGTGGATCGACGCCGGTGAAAAGGCCCATATCCGTTGGGTGCGTACCGACGATGAGGAACCATTGCTGCGTGCCCTCGCGCGCGTCGGTGCGGCTGGGAACCTGCACTTGGGTGAAGAAACTAAGTTCGCAGGGGTATTCCGCACCCACGGGCTAATCGTCCCTGTGTTCGACCTGGATCCGACGGTGCCACACCAGGAATTCATCCCTGCCATGCAGACGCTCAATGGGTATATCAACGAGCAGCTGGGCAACGACGAGCAGCTCACCCCCGCGGAGCGCAGGCAATTGGAGAACATCAAGTCCCGTCAGGTGACCATCCGCTAA
- a CDS encoding L-lactate dehydrogenase, whose translation MKVSVGNKVVLIGAGDVGVAYAYALVNQGTCDHLAIIDIDEKKLEGNVMDLNHGVVWASSRTKVTKGSYEDCADAAMVVICAGAAQKPGETRLQLVDKNMKIMKSIVDSVMANGFDGIFLVASNPVDILSYAVWKYSGLPAHRVLGSGTVLDSARFRYMLGEMYEVAPTSVHAYIIGEHGDTELPVLSSATIAGVSMRKQLEKDPGLESRLEKVFEETRDAAYTIIDAKGSTSYGIGMGLARITRAILQNQDVALPVCCLLRGEYGEENIYIGTPAIIHRKGVRRAVELELTEHEMERFKHSVATLRAIQEKFFPAE comes from the coding sequence ATGAAAGTCAGCGTCGGTAATAAGGTTGTACTCATTGGTGCGGGGGACGTGGGCGTCGCCTACGCATATGCGCTGGTCAACCAAGGAACATGCGATCACCTCGCGATCATCGACATCGATGAAAAGAAACTCGAAGGCAACGTCATGGACCTCAACCATGGCGTGGTGTGGGCCAGCTCCCGCACCAAGGTGACCAAGGGCAGCTACGAGGATTGCGCGGACGCCGCCATGGTGGTCATCTGCGCCGGTGCCGCGCAAAAGCCCGGCGAAACCCGCCTGCAATTGGTGGACAAGAATATGAAGATCATGAAGTCCATCGTGGATTCCGTGATGGCCAATGGCTTCGACGGTATCTTCCTGGTGGCGTCCAACCCGGTGGATATCCTCAGCTACGCCGTGTGGAAGTACTCCGGGCTGCCCGCGCACCGCGTGCTGGGCTCCGGCACGGTGCTGGACTCCGCGCGCTTCCGCTACATGCTCGGCGAGATGTACGAGGTTGCGCCGACCTCGGTGCACGCGTACATCATCGGCGAGCACGGCGACACGGAGCTGCCGGTGCTGTCTTCCGCAACCATCGCCGGTGTGTCCATGCGCAAGCAGCTGGAAAAGGACCCCGGCCTTGAATCCCGGCTTGAGAAGGTGTTCGAAGAGACGCGTGACGCCGCGTACACCATTATCGACGCCAAAGGCTCCACCTCCTACGGCATCGGCATGGGGTTGGCCCGCATCACCCGCGCGATCCTGCAAAACCAGGATGTTGCGCTGCCCGTTTGCTGCCTGCTGCGCGGCGAATACGGCGAGGAAAACATCTACATCGGAACCCCGGCTATTATTCACCGTAAGGGCGTGCGCCGGGCGGTAGAGCTAGAGCTGACCGAGCACGAGATGGAACGCTTCAAGCACTCCGTAGCCACATTGCGCGCCATTCAGGAGAAGTTCTTCCCCGCCGAATAG
- a CDS encoding LCP family protein, translated as MDDIARDSSGRPIVDRFGRPVRRPNAAQPQRPAARHSAGQQPLQQHRLPQHRVPQRPGNIGQVPVPQPPRPQPPRPAPRPKKPRKPGSIKRVIGLTLLSVVTLLVVGVLWVDASLQRVPATPDVQIANTSGTNWLLVGSDSRQGMDEAEVQRLATGGDIGAGRTDTIMLLHIPLTGDPTLLSIPRDSYVEIPGYGFDKINAAFSIGGPKLLTETVEQATGLRINHYAEIGFGGFAGIVDAVGGIEICVEEPIDDPLAGINLQPGCQVMDGPTALGFVRTRATAQGDLDRVARQRMFFSALVAEATKFKPLSTIPLVTQVAKAFTVGEGDHAWHLAWLAFRIRGNMVTETVPIGGFADYDVGNVVLWDEIAAEELFSKLR; from the coding sequence ATGGATGACATCGCCCGCGACAGCTCCGGCCGCCCCATCGTGGACAGGTTCGGTCGGCCTGTTCGACGCCCCAATGCCGCACAGCCCCAACGGCCCGCGGCGCGTCATTCGGCTGGACAACAACCACTGCAACAACATCGGCTCCCGCAGCATCGCGTGCCGCAACGCCCCGGCAATATCGGCCAGGTGCCGGTGCCGCAACCCCCTCGCCCCCAGCCTCCTCGCCCCGCGCCGCGGCCCAAAAAACCGCGCAAACCTGGGAGCATCAAACGCGTGATTGGGCTCACGTTGCTGAGCGTGGTGACGCTGCTGGTGGTCGGCGTGCTGTGGGTGGACGCCTCCCTGCAGCGCGTGCCCGCGACGCCGGACGTGCAGATAGCCAATACCAGCGGCACGAACTGGCTGCTCGTGGGCTCCGACTCCCGGCAGGGTATGGACGAAGCGGAGGTGCAGCGCCTAGCCACCGGCGGCGATATCGGCGCTGGGCGTACTGACACGATCATGCTGCTGCATATCCCGCTGACCGGAGATCCCACCTTATTGTCTATCCCGCGCGACTCGTATGTGGAGATCCCCGGGTATGGCTTCGATAAGATCAACGCCGCGTTTTCCATCGGTGGGCCTAAGCTGCTGACCGAGACCGTGGAGCAGGCCACCGGGCTGCGGATCAATCATTATGCGGAGATCGGTTTCGGCGGGTTCGCCGGCATCGTGGACGCGGTGGGCGGCATTGAAATCTGCGTTGAGGAGCCCATCGACGACCCATTGGCCGGCATTAACCTGCAGCCCGGGTGCCAGGTGATGGACGGGCCGACCGCCCTTGGTTTCGTGCGCACCCGCGCCACTGCCCAGGGTGACTTGGACCGCGTGGCGCGGCAACGGATGTTCTTTAGCGCTTTAGTCGCGGAGGCGACGAAGTTCAAGCCGCTGAGCACGATCCCCCTGGTTACCCAGGTGGCCAAGGCCTTTACGGTTGGCGAGGGCGACCACGCATGGCATCTGGCCTGGTTGGCCTTTCGGATACGCGGCAATATGGTCACGGAAACGGTGCCCATCGGCGGCTTCGCTGATTACGACGTAGGCAATGTAGTCCTGTGGGACGAAATCGCAGCGGAGGAGCTTTTCAGCAAGCTGCGTTAG
- a CDS encoding amidase family protein produces MPHDAPLDLPLSDLVAALRAGEVQPTELIEDIDSRLRPTNPCFATLDLDYAFDAARALQATKPSRDQHLFGLPMPIKDLSPVADLPCSYGSIKRREVPEATDPYVSALIQRGVIVTGKSQTSEMGMTAYTEPIGFPAVDNPTQPGHTPGGSSGGAAAAVAAGFVPVAHASDGGGSIRIPAAATNLVGFKPPHSSEGGKLTVQGFITRTVADAAFVHQLTPAPQRLRIGILTQPLHGDGQVAKAWAQAAQAAADTLAANGHEIIAVAPYGPEPFTAFQQVICLLARRIPGPASPIIAWMRRRDVDKREALRRFHQVPLIARRWGIDALLTPTLAFDPPVIGTFSRQPPAEDFAAQTRWTPWASLFNMTGGAAISVPYAGRSVHLGALTASPAALLAAARELHP; encoded by the coding sequence GTGCCCCACGATGCCCCGCTCGATTTGCCGCTGTCTGACTTGGTCGCCGCATTGCGCGCCGGCGAGGTGCAACCAACGGAACTTATCGAGGATATCGATTCCCGCCTCCGCCCCACCAACCCGTGCTTTGCCACCCTGGACCTGGATTACGCCTTCGACGCGGCCCGCGCCCTGCAGGCCACAAAACCCTCCCGCGACCAGCACCTTTTCGGGTTGCCCATGCCGATCAAAGACCTTTCCCCCGTGGCGGACCTGCCGTGCTCCTATGGTTCCATCAAGCGCCGCGAGGTGCCGGAGGCCACGGACCCGTATGTCAGCGCGCTGATCCAGCGCGGGGTTATTGTTACGGGCAAATCGCAAACCTCGGAAATGGGAATGACCGCGTATACGGAACCGATCGGCTTTCCGGCCGTGGATAATCCCACACAACCCGGGCACACGCCCGGCGGTTCCTCGGGCGGGGCGGCCGCCGCGGTGGCCGCGGGGTTCGTTCCGGTGGCGCACGCATCCGATGGCGGCGGCTCCATCCGCATCCCCGCGGCCGCCACCAACCTGGTTGGGTTTAAGCCCCCGCATAGCAGCGAGGGCGGGAAGCTCACCGTGCAGGGGTTTATCACCCGCACGGTCGCGGACGCCGCCTTTGTGCACCAGCTCACGCCCGCCCCCCAACGCCTTCGAATAGGCATTCTGACGCAGCCGCTGCACGGCGACGGGCAAGTAGCCAAGGCCTGGGCCCAGGCGGCGCAGGCGGCGGCGGACACGCTGGCCGCCAACGGGCACGAGATTATCGCCGTGGCGCCCTACGGCCCGGAACCCTTTACGGCTTTCCAGCAGGTGATTTGCCTGCTTGCGCGCCGTATCCCGGGGCCGGCGTCGCCGATTATTGCGTGGATGCGCAGGCGGGACGTCGATAAGCGGGAGGCATTGCGGCGATTCCACCAGGTGCCGCTTATCGCGCGACGCTGGGGTATAGACGCCCTGCTCACGCCCACGCTGGCCTTCGACCCTCCGGTGATCGGCACGTTTTCGCGGCAGCCACCGGCGGAGGACTTCGCGGCGCAAACGCGTTGGACCCCGTGGGCGTCGCTGTTCAATATGACGGGTGGCGCGGCGATTTCCGTGCCCTATGCCGGCCGCAGCGTGCACCTCGGCGCGCTTACCGCTTCCCCCGCCGCCCTGCTTGCCGCCGCGAGGGAGCTGCACCCATGA
- a CDS encoding HNH endonuclease signature motif containing protein yields the protein MTTQQVDPVDPVAGFVVDDPQNFIGAAELEANRVFLHNWLLATFGLDVHRLNIRALVKEFAVHSGTYSEARMYNIVGGCFLLHERLPGLKAHALEHNYLNYERLRTIWFALVTVSLDAPGYVWRDIDTVLVGLFTPTRANQPLPSTRRIRQVLRDTLIRLRIVEETPPEEELTEEAMAARITAMCGVELWESPHAGVSVLNVTLPSDEAHEIKQRLAAGAKKLNLREDEIITNRICGSGEQRDAGCTVHLFGLGTLTEATKVVPERVHGVGLLTGEQRRRISGRDLAYTNIGDVAEVLRAAHDPTEEQRLLIMGRDGTCRFPDCTMDATFCEIDHVINHEVGGWTTASNLQCLCRHHHNFKTDRHATASTDTYGNVTWRFATGATITTIPQGVLAGHVVGCPAGITTRHGQPTKTEEDYQQPPIREDFGRWGTTLINYRNRQRARYLARHRLVANTPTELPPLPEAPHPEPPPDDQWPQEPPTDYVPPVPRWAKPPCQLAKLQKRARQAKHHRRTQPRRR from the coding sequence ATGACGACGCAACAGGTGGATCCGGTGGATCCGGTGGCGGGGTTTGTGGTGGATGATCCGCAGAATTTCATTGGTGCCGCCGAGTTGGAGGCCAATCGGGTGTTTTTACATAATTGGTTGTTGGCGACCTTTGGGTTGGATGTGCACCGGTTGAATATCCGCGCGTTGGTGAAGGAATTCGCGGTGCACAGTGGCACGTATTCTGAAGCGCGGATGTATAACATTGTGGGTGGGTGTTTCCTGCTGCATGAGCGCCTTCCCGGGTTGAAGGCGCACGCGCTGGAGCATAATTATTTGAATTATGAGCGGTTGCGGACGATTTGGTTTGCCCTGGTGACGGTGTCTTTGGATGCCCCGGGCTATGTGTGGCGTGATATCGATACCGTGTTGGTGGGGTTGTTTACCCCAACCAGGGCGAATCAGCCGCTGCCGAGTACGCGGCGGATCCGGCAGGTGCTGCGCGATACCTTAATCCGGTTACGAATTGTGGAGGAAACCCCGCCGGAGGAGGAGTTAACCGAGGAGGCGATGGCCGCCCGGATTACGGCGATGTGTGGGGTGGAATTGTGGGAAAGCCCGCATGCTGGGGTCAGTGTGCTCAATGTGACCCTACCTAGTGATGAAGCCCATGAGATTAAACAACGCCTGGCCGCGGGGGCGAAAAAGTTGAACCTGCGGGAAGATGAGATCATTACCAATCGTATTTGCGGCAGTGGGGAGCAGCGGGATGCTGGGTGTACTGTCCACCTGTTTGGCCTTGGTACCCTTACCGAGGCCACGAAGGTGGTCCCGGAGCGGGTGCATGGGGTGGGGTTACTCACCGGGGAGCAACGCAGGCGCATTAGCGGCCGGGATCTTGCCTATACCAATATTGGCGATGTGGCGGAGGTGTTGCGGGCTGCGCATGATCCCACCGAGGAGCAACGCTTGTTGATCATGGGCCGGGATGGGACCTGCCGGTTCCCGGACTGCACCATGGACGCGACTTTTTGTGAGATTGATCATGTGATCAACCATGAGGTCGGTGGGTGGACCACCGCGTCGAATCTGCAGTGTTTGTGTCGGCATCACCATAATTTCAAAACCGACCGGCACGCCACCGCTTCCACCGATACCTACGGTAATGTCACGTGGCGGTTTGCCACCGGTGCGACGATTACTACGATTCCGCAGGGGGTGCTTGCCGGCCATGTGGTGGGCTGCCCCGCAGGCATTACCACCCGCCATGGCCAGCCCACGAAAACCGAGGAGGACTACCAGCAGCCGCCGATCCGGGAGGATTTCGGCCGGTGGGGCACCACCTTAATCAATTACCGCAACCGGCAACGCGCCCGCTACCTCGCCCGCCACAGGCTGGTTGCCAATACTCCCACCGAGCTGCCGCCTTTGCCCGAAGCGCCACACCCCGAACCCCCACCAGATGATCAATGGCCCCAAGAACCACCCACAGACTATGTGCCGCCTGTACCGCGGTGGGCGAAACCACCCTGCCAACTGGCGAAACTACAAAAACGAGCGCGCCAAGCCAAACACCACCGCCGAACACAGCCGCGGCGTCGATAA